The window CTAGTCTGGCGCCGAGGGGTTTCAAGGGCGGCGGCCTGGAATCTTTCGACATCCGCCGGTATTTCAACGCCCTGTAATCATGGGGTTATTCGGGATTGCGGAGCAGGCGCAGGGATGTCCCGGGAACGAGATGACCTTGTGCGACGCAGCATCGGAACACTCTGCCCCATCGGCCCGTTCAGGTGGAGGCTGGCTACCGGCCTTGCCAGGAACGCGCGCAAGCTGCAGTAGTGCGCCGCGGCGCCGCCCTTGCGCCGGCGAACGAGGGAGATGGCGAATGGTCCACATCCGAGCGATGACGAAAACGGACGCGTCAACGGTATCGCGGCTGCTCGGCCAATCCTGGCGGCGGACCTATTCACCGATACTGGGCGATGAGACCGCGGCGCAATTGTCCGACGACAGGCACGCGCCCCAGAAGCTGGCGGCGGAACTTGAGGACGACAACAAAATGTCCTTCGTCGCCGAGCGGCCCGACGGCTCGATCGCCGGCTACGCCATGGCGGAGATGGACGATCGTGGCGACGTCACGCTCAACCGGCTGCACGTCGAGCCGCAGGAATTCGGCAGCGGCCTCGCCGTCGATCTTTTGCATGCGGTGCTGGCCGCCCACGCCGGCATCCCATCGATCGCGCTGGAGGTGATCGAGGGCAATGACCGGGCGATCGCCTTCTACCGCAAGCACGGTTTTGAGGTGGTCGAGCATCGGCCGGCAGCACATGGCGTAGCCGGCCATGCCTCGCTGATCATGCGCCGGCTGCTGCCAAGGGCTTGAGGCGCCAAAGCTGGACGCCTCGCCTAAGGACCCTATCATTTAGCCGGGCTGCAAATTCCTCCGGAGAAAAATCCATGAGCCTCGGCACACACAAACTCGGCGGCCAGGGGCTCGTCGTGTCGGCGATCGGCCTCGGCTGCATGGGCATGAGCCAGTCCTACGGGCCGGCCGACGAGGCGGAATCGATCGCCACGCTGCATCGGGCGATCGAGCTTGGCTGCACCTTCCTCGACACGGCCGAAGTCTACGGGCCCTTCACCAACGAGGAACTGCTCGGCCGCGCCCTGAAGGGCCGGCGCGACGCGGTTACCATCGCTACCAAGTTCGGTTTCTTGATCAGGGACGGCAAGCAGGCCGGCACGGGACGCGACAGCCGGCCCGGGCATATACGCGAGGTGGTCGAGGCGTCGCTTCAGCGGCTCGCCACCGACCATATCGACCTGCTCTACCAGCACCGCGTCGATCCGGCGGTGCCGATGGAGGATGTCGCCGGCACGGTCGGCGAGTTGATCGCGGAGGGCAAGGTGCGTTTCTTCGGCCTGTCGGAAGCGGGCGCGGCCAACATACGCCGCGCGCACGCCGCCTACCCGGTCTCGGCGCTGCAGAGCGAATATTCGTTGTGGGAGCGCAATCTGGAACCGGAGATCATCCCGCTGCTGAAGGAGCTCGGCATCGGCCTGGTGCCGTTCGCGCCGCTCGGCCGCGGCTTCCTCGCCGGCGACATCAAGCGCGCCGAGGACTATCCTGAGGGCGATTTCCGGCGCGGCGACCCGCGCTACCAGGGCGAGAATTTCGACGCCAATGTCGCGGCGGCGAGTGCCGTGCGCGACGTGGCCGCCGCCAAAGGCGTCAAGCCCGGTCAGATCGCGATCGCCTGGCTGCTGGCCAAGGGACCGGAATTCGGCATCGACATCGTGCCGATCCCCGGCACCAAGCGCCGCACCTACCTGGAGGAAAACATCGCCGCCGCCGACATCAGCCTCGACGCCACCGAGATGCTGGGGCTCGACATGGCGCTGACGCCGGACAAGGTTTCGGGGCCGCGATACAACGAGCGGACGATGTCGATGGTGGATCGGTAGGGCAAGCGCGCAGGACTTCGGGGCCTACTTCGTCTTGCAATCCGGCATCGCCTCCATGGCTTTCTTGGCCTCGGCCTCGCTGGCGTATTTCTTCTTGCCGAGATCGACGACGAGCGTCCCGTCGGGTTTCTTCGGCACGATCTCGCACTGCTTCGAGACGGCGTCCCTGGCGACCCAGTATTCCTCGGCCGCCATGGCAGGAAAGCCGGCAATGCCGGTGGCAAGTATTGCGATAGCGACGGTGCGAGCCATTGCTGGTCTCCGTTAGCTGAAAAAGCAGGTTGCCAGGCCGAGAGACGGCGCCGGTCTTTCGAAACGCTGGCCCTGGACTTCCGTTCCGGTGCGCTGACTTCGGCGAAGGAAAGCCTCGGCTTTGCGGGAAGAAAAATCCGCGAGCCGCGGGGAAACCGACCTTGACTTTGGCTCGCCCGCCTCCAAATCGGCGCTTGCCGATCTCGTGCACAAGCACCGTACACGCCCAGGTCCGTTCGACCGGGCTGACCCGCTGAACGACCAGTCGGGCTGACGCAGGAAGCACAGCCAGCAGGCTGTCCGATGCCCAGGCACCCGCATCGCCCCATACCAGTCGAGAAAGGAGAACATTGAAATGGCAATTCGTGATCTCATTCCCTGGACCCGGGAGGGCGTCCCTGGCCCTTATCGCGACAATGATCGCGATCCGTTCATGGCGCTGCATCGTGAGATGAACCGCCTGTTCGATGACGCGTTCCGCGGCTTCGGCAGCAGACTGCCTTCGCTCGGCGAAGCCTATGGCGCGCGCGCCGGATGGCCGAGCCTGGAAATCTCCGATACCGGCAGCGAAATCCGCGTCACGGCGGAAATTCCCGGCATGGAAGAGAAGGATATCGAAGTGATGCTCGATGATGGCGTGCTGACGCTGCGCGGCGAAAAGCGATCGGAAAGCGAGGATAAGGACAAGCAGTTCTCCGAACGCTTCTACGGCCGTTTCGAGCGACGCATTCCGCTCGGCAG is drawn from Mesorhizobium sp. B1-1-8 and contains these coding sequences:
- a CDS encoding GNAT family N-acetyltransferase gives rise to the protein MVHIRAMTKTDASTVSRLLGQSWRRTYSPILGDETAAQLSDDRHAPQKLAAELEDDNKMSFVAERPDGSIAGYAMAEMDDRGDVTLNRLHVEPQEFGSGLAVDLLHAVLAAHAGIPSIALEVIEGNDRAIAFYRKHGFEVVEHRPAAHGVAGHASLIMRRLLPRA
- a CDS encoding aldo/keto reductase; the encoded protein is MSLGTHKLGGQGLVVSAIGLGCMGMSQSYGPADEAESIATLHRAIELGCTFLDTAEVYGPFTNEELLGRALKGRRDAVTIATKFGFLIRDGKQAGTGRDSRPGHIREVVEASLQRLATDHIDLLYQHRVDPAVPMEDVAGTVGELIAEGKVRFFGLSEAGAANIRRAHAAYPVSALQSEYSLWERNLEPEIIPLLKELGIGLVPFAPLGRGFLAGDIKRAEDYPEGDFRRGDPRYQGENFDANVAAASAVRDVAAAKGVKPGQIAIAWLLAKGPEFGIDIVPIPGTKRRTYLEENIAAADISLDATEMLGLDMALTPDKVSGPRYNERTMSMVDR
- a CDS encoding Hsp20/alpha crystallin family protein — its product is MAIRDLIPWTREGVPGPYRDNDRDPFMALHREMNRLFDDAFRGFGSRLPSLGEAYGARAGWPSLEISDTGSEIRVTAEIPGMEEKDIEVMLDDGVLTLRGEKRSESEDKDKQFSERFYGRFERRIPLGSEVEEDKVSANFHNGVLTVMLPKTQRAQAKGRRIPIGGGAGSAKSKH